The genomic interval ctatctatctatctatctatctattatctatctatctatctatctatctatctatctatctatctatctatctatctatctatctatctatctatctatctatctatctatctatctatctatctatctatctatctatctatctatctatctatctatctatctatctatctatctatctatctatctatctatcttctatctatctatctatctatctaatctatctatctatctatctatctatctatctatatctatctatctatctatctatctatctatctatctatatctatctatctatctatctatctatctatctatctatctatctatctatctatctatctatatctatctatctatctatctatctatctatctatctatctatctatctatctatctagctatctatctatctatctatctatctatctatctatctatctatctatctatctatctatctagtatctatctatctatctatctatctatctatctatctatctatctatctctatctatctatctatctatctatctatctatctatctatctatctatctatctatctatctatctatctatctatctatctatctatctatctatctatctatctatctatctatctatctatctatctatctatctatctatctatctatctatctatctatctatctatctatctatctatctatctatctatctatctatctatctatctatctatctatctatcttatctatctatctatctatctatctatctatctatctatctatcagTAATTGCAGAGTATATCGGGGTCGCATTTGTCTCTCGTGTCGTGCTGCAAGGGCACGCCCGGTCTGCCctcgggcggcgctggcagGGAGGTGCTTGGCGTCTGTATCTCCGCCAGCCACCATTTTTCTTCCGACAGGCTAGCAcctcgccttctcttgcTTTCGTTCTTGGGTCTCCCGACACTTATGCGCCTGGAGAAAGCCGAGTAGGAAGGGTTTGAAAACGCCTCCTGTTTTgtctctgtcgctctctctgtcctGTGTCAGCGattcgcggcgcgcacctTTTCGAGCGCGGGGATCTCGTCGACCGGGGCGATGACCACGCAAGTCGGACGATTTACTACCTTTCGCCGTTCGTTCTCAAAGGCCTTCAGTACGACGAGGTTCAATCAGATATGTGGGCCGCTGGAGTCGTTCTCTTCATGCTCATTTCCGGAGTCCCGCCCTTCGACGGAAACACCGAAGCTGAAGTCGCCTCAAAGGTGAGAAAAAGGCACGCCCACGCGGGCGCGTGTCGGCGCAGCACCGATTCCATCCCCGTGGCGTTCGTTTGTCCCTTCAGCTGGTACCTGTTGCTGACGCATGGGGCGTGTTGCGTTTCGAGGGACGGCCGGGAGAATAGAGAGATGCGCGGACGCCAGAGAGCGTTGTAAATGGTGGGAGCTGGCTGTCGATTAGGCGGTAGGCAGACTGACGAAAGAGTTGAACCTGAACCATGACGAGGAGGCTCTCCTTTTTGAGCAGAAGAGAGATACCCCCACCTCTTAGATGCGTCTCCGTATGCGGTGGAATTATTTTTATATCAGCAGAGGCACATTGGGATGgtggcgtgtgtgtgtgtgtgtgtgtgtgtgtgtgtgtgtgtgtgtgtgtgtgtgtgtgtgtgtgtgtgtgtgtgtgtgcctgtGTGTTTCGTTTCAGATTTTGACAAGCCCTGTGCAGTTTCTCCAGCCTTGCTGGCAGCACGTGTCCGAGGAGTGCAAGGACTTGATTCGGCGGCTTCTGTACAACCCGTTTCTGTCGAATGCGTCGCCGTTCtactctgcgtctctgccggcgtcgTACGAAGATCTGGCGTCGCTCTCaggggcagcggcgcgaccgcTGTCCGTCGATTTCCTCTCCGTGACAAGAGCAACTGCAGTCCCAGGGTCGTTCAtgtgcgcggcgtcgccctttGCGCCGTggtcgtcgccggcgtcttccgcctcgtcgcttcctccgtcgtcttcgctaCCCTCGTCGCCACTCCCTTCAccgctgccttctgcgccgcgttcgtcctctccgtccgccgcttcttcttcgtcaccCGGGCCCCCGAGTGGATGTCCATTGAGCAGGGACGGTGCAtctggagaggcgacgatgcAGGACTCTTTCGAGGGGATTGCTGGGcagcccgcggaggccgtgTCGTGTTTCCCTGCACCGACCGCGACTCCGGCTGAGGGCAGCCTGCAAACGGGCGCCAGGTGCGCTGAGGGAGGCGACCAGGAGAAGGAGGGGAAGAGGAAAACGTGGGAGCGAGGCGTGCTACGACGCATGGATGCCGCAACGACGCTCACCCACCCTTGGTTTGCCACTGTGCAAAGGCAGCTCCTATCAGAGAGTACGCAAAGCGACACTCCACAGTAGCATGTAGCTGGACAGGTGAAAAGACGTGCACGCGAGCTGGGACGTCTCAGTAAAGCTTTCGGAATTGCTcactcgccttctccgcaaCCCACATCCACAGGAACCTAGGCACCGACCGACCTGTCTCTGTATAAATTTCTGTAACTCATTTCTGCTGTAATAAGATATACATGCATGAGGCCAGGAGGCAACGAGCTTAGATATCTGTCCGCATCGTCGGTGAATGAAGCACCAGGAGaaacgaggcgggcgagagtTCCTACGAGCGTTTGCAGACGCGCGGATGCCGCAGGGGCTGCCGCCAGGTAGCCGTCCAGACTCGCAGATGTATTTACATTTGGCATGCATGGGTGTAAGGAGGATGATGATCATTAAGGGGCAGCCAATGATGTAGGTGCGTGTGCAGTTGCTTCCTCGTCCACGTTTTCTCGACACGGGTTGAAGAAGGCGCTCTCCGGGAGCATGCACCAGCAAATGCCTCTGCGTGAGGCTAGAGTACGTGACACCTCTGTGCGGTTTCCGTCGCTCCGCCTGTCTGCGTTCGGCTGCGGAGCCGATGCCTGGGTGTGCTCCGCCGTGCACGCTTGCTCGATGTGCTggcttttcttttcttcagTGCCCGGCCCTCGGATGTCGATGCCTCGCTCGGTGTCGAGTCCGGCGTTCAACCTGGGTGCACAGGAGGCTCGGCTTCGCTTTGGACAGCcgagcagcgacggcggcttcgcgcccgcgtgggggggggggagccgTGCACGGGCGGGATGGGCTCCACagtccgcgcggcggacgccctggcgccctccgcctcgctggtgCCGTCGGTCGCCTCGGGCGGGGGCGCcggctcgtcttcgccgcctccgtcgccggcTTCGTGGATCAGCCCGGTCTCCGGCGCGTTTCGgcccgcggtcgccgtccagccgcctgcagcggcggcttggCTAGACGGAGCGCTCCAGAAATCCTCGAGGCGGGGTGCTTTGGGCAGCCtcgtcgagggcggcgagaagcgagaaaCGGAGATCTTCGTCGGGCGCTCGTCCGCACAGGCTGCGAGTGCTTCGGGCGCGGCCCCCGGCTTGGGCGCCGacggggcgcggcgccaggccgAAGCGGCAAAAGAGTGCGTGCTCGAGcgggacgacgaggcgagaaCTGCCCAGAACCGGCCCGCGCTTGATCGgatgcgagagagaggaccgCAAGAGGGAgaacgcgaaggcgctcaGGGTCAATCTGCTGAAACGCCTTGTGCAGGCGTACAAACAACGGTATTCGTGGCAACAACCGTgactccctcgtcgcctcccggTCCCCCGGCTGCCGCTGTCAGTGAGCAAGCAGGCTGTCCGGccagctctctctcgccgaaTGCATGCTGGGACGCCGCATCTTCAGCGGAGCTGACTGAACGCCAGTATGGCACGCGACTCTCGTCAGCCAAGTCGCCctcccgcgcgtcctcgGGCGCTGCGACACAGCCGCCAGGGGTCTTCTGTCCGCTGCCTCAGCTGCATCCGCCGTCTCAATCGCCGAGCCCGTGCGTTGCTGGCGTGTCTGCCGGCGCCCCCAGCGCGTTCGtcccgccggcggccccgttgtcgtctccgccaggcgagctgccgccgccgcagttgACGCCGTGTCTGAGTCGGGTGCCCGCGTCGCTGTGCCCAGTGAAGCCGGAAGAGGCGGGCGTGTTTCGCTGCcgcttcctgctgctgctcagcgccaccgcgtggcgctgcttcgccgcgctcggccCACTtcagcgcgccctccgcaccGTTCTCGCTCGCGAGATGGAAGACGAGCTCGAAGTCCGGATTCTGCGGGAGGTCTTCTGCGCCCTAGACAGGCGCCACAGAGGCACGCTTGCACGtaaggcgacgcggcaacGCCTTCCGGAGTGACCCACGCGGTCGTTCGCTTGCGTGCCTACGGTGTGCATGGCGCAGCGGGCTACCTCCACCTATGCACACCCACAGAGGTCCTTCGCGTTCTAGGCTGGACTGTTGTCGAACGCTCACGCTCCGGGGCGCGTTAGACACATCGTTGCCTGCGCGCCATACAGATGAATATGAAGTGGTGTGCGGGGATCGAGGCGCTTGAAGCAAGAGAGTTGGACTGTGTCCGAATAGGGTGCCGGCGCGCGCATTGCCTGTTTGTGTCTGTGTGGTGTTTCGCTGTTTCTGGGCTTCAGCGGACGACTTCGTGTGGGGTCTGAACGTGGCGCGCGAGATGGTCACGACGGAGTGCAGCTGCTGGGTAATGGtgcaggcgaagcaggaggCTTTGGTCCCCTCGGGATGCGTTGGCCTTCACGCGTCGGATTCAACTGCTTCGCTTGCGTTCAGCAGCGTGTCGGGCAAACGCGAGGCGCTTTCGTGCTGCAGTTCACAGGCGAGTCTCCCGGTCGACGGCGACCCCACagggggcgagcgcgagcccCCGGAGCAGAGGTCGAGGGAGACGAGTGCGACCGAGGCAGccgacgccctcgcgcggtTCGTCGCGGATCGTCCAGAGCGCATCTCGgttctcgccgcggcgccgctcgccagtGCGGCCTTGCCGCCCAGTCTCCACTCGCTGCtgaggctggcgagcgccggagacgcggacggcgacgggcCTGCAGTCGACCAGATTTTGCCGTACCTGATGAACCTGCATGCGCTACttggcgtcgcgccgcccgacgTCCTCTGCGAGTATTTTGCCTTGCCCCGCGCCCCCCCGTggactcgcgcggcgctctgcacACACGCCCGAGCGACCGAAGGgactgcgggcgacgcagtgCCTCAAAACAGAGACCAAGACGACCTGTGGACGATCGACGACGTTATCGCCGGGCTAGACACCGACGGGAGCGGGAGCATCGAGTTCGTCGAGTTCCTGGCCGCCACGCTCGCCGATGTGGATCTTGCAGAGCGAGAAGCCCTCAGCCGGTGCGTATGCGAAGAAGCCACAGCCACCAGATATCACGGCACGTGTGCACGCCCCATATGTACATACAGATGTTACtcctatatatgtatatatatgtaaattGTGCCCGTTTGTACCGGCTGCCGACATGCCAGCCATCGCTTCGGATTCACCGCACCGACGCTATGATTGCACCTGCGTTAGGGtgtgccgcagctgctgcattCGTTGCATGCTCTGGGTGTCCTGCTTCGAAAGGCTGTAAAGAGAAAGCTGCTtacatgtgtatgtattGATATAGTCGTGCTTACCTGCGGGGAACGACGTTTGCGGTGGAAGATGCGTACCTTAGTATCTGTACGTGTATCTGTCTGCCTGTCTATCTATGTTTCTGATCAATCTTGTAGGCGCTTGGGGGTCAGCACATCACGGCAAGACATCTTACGCAGAGGCGTTCTttgtgttttctttttcaggGCGGCATTTCGGTACTTCGACCGTAGCTTTGACGGCCTGGTGAGCTACCGCGATCTTCTGGGGCTTCTGACTCTCCagcctgcgtcgctggctTCCCCTcattcgcctccgccgtcctcgtggtgtgtgccgccggcgcgtgcgtcgtacgcgtccacgccgccggctgcaAGCGGCGCTTCATTTGCATACTCGCCGTATCCGAtgagcgcgtcgcctgcgggcgatTGCGCAAGGGGAACAGGCGTTGGAGGGTTCGAGGACGGCGTTTGCGATCCCGGCGCGGAGCTTGAGCTCGGAGAAGGGGAGGGATTTCTAATGGACCTTGAGCGCGTCACAGCAGCGAATCTGCCGCTCTACAGAGCTGTTTTGAAACAGATTCAAGCTGTTGACGAGGACAAGGATGGCTTCATTAACTACGACGagtttctgcgtctgctgggATAGCCGACACACGAGGCAAGCGCTGTGAACAAGAGACGCATTGATGCAGGCggaagagggggggagcGCGGGAAGCCCTCAGacccgagggcgagggcgatgGCGAGGGCGATGTGCAGAATGAAACGGCGGAGTCGAGGCCCTTGAATCGCGGGGGGAGTTGAGCTATGGTGACAGGGATTCTAGACTCGCCTAACGATGCAAATGATAGACACAGGGTGCCCGGTTTCTCCTGTTCGCGAGAGAATGCCAGCGGGAGATGCGGAGGCCGTCTTCAGTGTGCAGACGGCGCCAGCAAAGTTTGGGGTAAACACGTTTTTGTATGACGCATGTTGCGATTTCTTTAGAACCTTTTTTCGCATGGAACGAGCCGTAgcgttcttcgcgcgccgtctctcaGCTCACATTCTGAGGGTTTcgtgtctctgcctcgccgttTCTGTAGGATCTTTCCGATCACGTTGCGCGGAATTCTTCGCGCGACCAAGTCGACTGAGTTGCGACCGTTTGCCAGGGTCTTCGTCGCAAAGAGGGGGGGACGGGTCTTCTGCGGGTGACACTGTTTGCCCGGGGATCGGCAGCAATGGGTTTTTCGTCGTTTTCCGGAGAGAACAAACACAGTGGAGCTGCGCCCAACAAAGTCTGCACACACGTGCGTCTGTGTTCAGCGCACCTACCGGTTTCCTTTTGAAATTTGTTTTCGCTTCACACAGCGGCTGCGCACTCGATGCGCGAACAGATGGGACACGGCGTTTGTGGATGGAAGAGTGCTTTGAAGCAGAGTCAATCGCACGGGGCTGCGTAGGATTGCCTGCATCAGGCGAAACAAGGAGAATCGTTAGGTGTCGCAGCAGACTTCATAGAGGCAGTGatgacgaggagacgcgcagaaggcaTAAGGCCGTAACAGTACACAGCCTACCGGAGCCACGGAAGCAAAgtcgggggggcggggggagtgCGTCTGCTATCGATAGCTTGCACTGGATTCGGCAACCTGGAACCTTAAATCAGTTTTCGCGCGACCAATGAGGGATTGGATTCGCTACAATAGCCTGTTTAGGATACCGGTAGGCTCCTGGTGTCCGTCGGCGCACAGAAGCATCACGTGCCCCAGAAAGGCCTTCAAAACTGATTGGAAATTGCGAGTCTCCGTGCGTGGAAGCTGCAAACATGGTGCCCAGCTGAGATGAAAACAACTTCGGGCGGCAAACGACGCGCGTTCAGATATGTGCTCGGAACGCCGATAGCAGATTGTTGCTGCCGTCGCTTGCTTAGAGACAGGGAGATCTACGTTGGTGTCCCTCGAACAGCCGCTGACACTGTTGCAAAACGCAAAACAGGCACCGATGTTTTGAGAAAGTGTATTAATCAATGTTTTGCG from Besnoitia besnoiti strain Bb-Ger1 chromosome XI, whole genome shotgun sequence carries:
- a CDS encoding calcium dependent protein kinase CDPK8 (encoded by transcript BESB_018980), with protein sequence MWAAGVVLFMLISGVPPFDGNTEAEVASKILTSPVQFLQPCWQHVSEECKDLIRRLLYNPFLSNASPFYSASLPASYEDLASLSGAAARPLSVDFLSVTRATAVPGSFMCAASPFAPWSSPASSASSLPPSSSLPSSPLPSPLPSAPRSSSPSAASSSSPGPPSGCPLSRDGASGEATMQDSFEGIAGQPAEAVSCFPAPTATPAEGSLQTGASARPSDVDASLGVESGVQPGCTGGSASLWTAEQRRRLRARVGGGEPCTGGMGSTVRAADALAPSASLVPSVASGGGAGSSSPPPSPASWISPVSGAFRPAVAVQPPAAAAWLDGALQKSSRRGALGSLVEGGEKRETEIFVGRSSAQAASASGAAPGLGADGARRQAEAAKECVLERDDEARTAQNRPALDRMRERGPQEGEREGAQGQSAETPCAGVQTTVFVATTVTPSSPPGPPAAAVSEQAGCPASSLSPNACWDAASSAELTERQYGTRLSSAKSPSRASSGAATQPPGVFCPLPQLHPPSQSPSPCVAGVSAGAPSAFVPPAAPLSSPPGELPPPQLTPCLSRVPASLCPVKPEEAGVFRCRFLLLLSATAWRCFAALGPLQRALRTVLAREMEDELEVRILREVFCALDRRHRGTLAPDDFVWGLNVAREMVTTECSCWVMVQAKQEALVPSGCVGLHASDSTASLAFSSVSGKREALSCCSSQASLPVDGDPTGGEREPPEQRSRETSATEAADALARFVADRPERISVLAAAPLASAALPPSLHSLLRLASAGDADGDGPAVDQILPYLMNLHALLGVAPPDVLCEYFALPRAPPWTRAALCTHARATEGTAGDAVPQNRDQDDLWTIDDVIAGLDTDGSGSIEFVEFLAATLADVDLAEREALSRAAFRYFDRSFDGLVSYRDLLGLLTLQPASLASPHSPPPSSWCVPPARASYASTPPAASGASFAYSPYPMSASPAGDCARGTGVGGFEDGVCDPGAELELGEGEGFLMDLERVTAANLPLYRAVLKQIQAVDEDKDGFINYDEFLRLLG